A single genomic interval of Koleobacter methoxysyntrophicus harbors:
- a CDS encoding pro-sigmaK processing inhibitor BofA family protein has product MGNLDLSIVVAYAFGIILLYIIGRILFIPLRFIFRLIFNGLIGGLLLWFLNIIGGAFGLHIAINPITALIAGFLGIPGVILLIALKYVLGA; this is encoded by the coding sequence GTGGGCAATTTAGACCTTTCGATAGTTGTAGCCTATGCATTTGGAATTATACTCCTTTATATTATCGGGAGGATTCTCTTTATTCCGCTCAGGTTTATTTTTAGGCTAATCTTCAACGGTTTAATAGGCGGGCTCCTGCTGTGGTTTTTGAATATTATTGGAGGGGCTTTTGGGCTGCATATAGCCATAAATCCCATTACTGCCCTTATAGCTGGATTTCTAGGTATTCCGGGGGTTATTCTCCTGATAGCTTTGAAATATGTTCTGGGTGCTTGA
- the recR gene encoding recombination mediator RecR, which translates to MSYYARPLARLIEEFGKLPGIGPKTAQRLAFHVLNLPRERVKKLADALIEAREKIRYCSICGNLTDEDPCSICSSKTRDNTVICVVENPRDVVAMEKTREYRGLYHILHGAISPMESIGPDDIKIKELLDRIQKTTVKEVILATNPNIEGEATAMYIARLIKPFGIRVTRIAHGVPVGGDLEYADEVTLTKALEGRKEI; encoded by the coding sequence ATGTCATATTATGCAAGGCCCCTGGCCAGACTCATAGAAGAATTCGGCAAACTACCGGGCATCGGCCCCAAAACTGCTCAGCGGCTGGCGTTTCATGTTCTCAACCTTCCCAGGGAAAGGGTGAAAAAGCTGGCCGATGCCCTGATAGAAGCCAGGGAAAAGATACGGTATTGTTCAATTTGCGGCAATCTTACTGATGAAGATCCATGCAGTATATGTTCGTCAAAAACCCGGGATAATACGGTGATATGTGTTGTAGAAAACCCCAGGGACGTGGTTGCCATGGAAAAGACCAGGGAATACAGGGGCCTTTATCACATCCTCCACGGTGCTATATCGCCGATGGAGAGCATTGGTCCCGATGACATAAAGATAAAGGAACTGCTGGACCGAATACAGAAGACTACCGTAAAAGAAGTAATCCTCGCTACGAATCCGAATATAGAGGGAGAAGCTACGGCCATGTATATAGCAAGATTGATTAAGCCGTTTGGGATCAGGGTAACGAGAATCGCTCACGGCGTACCCGTTGGGGGCGACCTGGAATATGCCGATGAGGTTACTCTCACAAAGGCTCTCGAGGGCAGGAAGGAGATATAA
- a CDS encoding YbaB/EbfC family nucleoid-associated protein, translating into MKGMGNMGKMMKQVQKMQAEIQKLQAELGEKTVEATSGGGVVRVVANGKKELVDIVINPDAVDPDDVEMLQDLILAAANEALKQAEEMVAAEMAKITGGIKIPGMF; encoded by the coding sequence ATGAAAGGTATGGGGAATATGGGAAAGATGATGAAACAGGTCCAGAAAATGCAGGCGGAGATACAAAAGCTCCAGGCAGAACTGGGCGAAAAGACGGTAGAGGCTACTTCAGGGGGTGGAGTTGTCAGAGTAGTGGCCAACGGGAAAAAAGAACTGGTCGATATAGTGATAAATCCCGATGCTGTGGACCCCGATGATGTGGAAATGCTTCAGGACCTGATACTGGCTGCAGCCAATGAAGCCTTGAAGCAGGCGGAGGAAATGGTAGCTGCAGAGATGGCCAAGATAACGGGAGGAATAAAGATTCCGGGTATGTTCTAA
- a CDS encoding 2-oxoacid:acceptor oxidoreductase family protein: MSNVVEIRWHGRGGQGAKTAALLLAESASQVGKFIQGFPEYGPERMGAPVTAYNRISDKPIRIHCNIANPNVVVVLDPTLIGSTTDVAKGVPEDGIFIINTNKSPEEMRKKLGIKTGKVYTVDANQISLETIGRVIPNTPLMGALIRVTGIIPYEAFVEDTKKQLEKKFRSKPEVIEGNLKAIERAYQEVKGE, translated from the coding sequence ATGAGTAATGTAGTAGAAATCAGATGGCATGGAAGGGGCGGCCAGGGAGCAAAAACGGCTGCTTTATTGCTTGCAGAATCAGCTTCACAGGTAGGGAAATTCATCCAAGGGTTTCCTGAATACGGCCCCGAAAGAATGGGGGCACCCGTAACAGCCTACAACAGAATAAGCGATAAACCTATTAGAATACACTGCAATATCGCAAACCCAAATGTTGTGGTAGTTCTGGACCCCACTCTAATAGGGTCAACGACAGATGTAGCAAAGGGGGTTCCTGAAGACGGCATATTCATCATCAATACTAACAAATCCCCTGAAGAAATGAGGAAAAAGTTAGGCATTAAAACCGGCAAGGTTTATACGGTAGACGCAAATCAGATTTCCCTTGAAACCATAGGGAGGGTGATCCCGAACACTCCTTTAATGGGTGCTTTAATCAGGGTTACGGGGATTATACCCTATGAAGCCTTTGTTGAAGATACAAAAAAACAGCTGGAGAAGAAGTTTAGGTCCAAGCCCGAAGTAATAGAGGGGAATCTTAAAGCTATAGAAAGGGCTTACCAGGAGGTGAAGGGAGAATGA
- a CDS encoding YaaL family protein, whose amino-acid sequence MPNIDMRTSLSGIYNYLSALTSRIILNEEDIVKGPIHDNLLDAVEEARAEWISAQKYFESVTDPDLVDHAIYLVEAAQRKYMYLLKRARQEGIKLEFSEEI is encoded by the coding sequence ATGCCGAATATAGACATGAGGACCTCCCTCTCTGGAATCTATAATTATTTGAGTGCCCTTACCTCGAGAATAATCCTGAATGAAGAAGATATAGTTAAAGGCCCTATTCATGATAATCTATTGGATGCCGTTGAAGAGGCGAGAGCGGAATGGATATCAGCTCAGAAATATTTCGAGTCGGTAACCGACCCGGACCTGGTAGATCATGCGATATATCTGGTTGAAGCTGCTCAAAGAAAATACATGTATCTCCTTAAAAGAGCCAGACAGGAAGGAATAAAATTGGAATTCTCGGAAGAGATTTGA